The Elusimicrobiota bacterium genome contains a region encoding:
- a CDS encoding helix-turn-helix domain-containing protein, which translates to MEPGSCTTDRRDHFGLCTTLRVATAGYYEHSDAEHSGLELCFASGGTRHQRRFRGKSWVVADDALMVFNARERHVEECSANPDLRDLRAVIIHPGFVDDLLSDVRMNTDELVFDDALVRPSPTLKAALAALFSAAAAPGSSHVAIDCALTELVIELTTGLKHGASAELRALERKGYYPGPVARAQAALRDEMSSPDLDLQQVASRAGLSKFHFVRAFREKTGITPIQYLNRLRVDVAKQKLQSGAQAVTEIAFDVGFADISAFNKAFKRHAGMPPSQYRNIFRAASRRKA; encoded by the coding sequence ATGGAACCGGGCTCCTGCACCACCGACCGCCGGGATCACTTCGGGCTTTGCACGACGCTGAGGGTCGCCACCGCCGGCTACTACGAGCATTCGGACGCCGAGCATTCCGGCCTCGAGCTCTGCTTCGCCTCCGGGGGCACGCGTCATCAGCGGCGTTTTCGCGGCAAAAGCTGGGTCGTCGCGGACGACGCCCTCATGGTGTTCAACGCGCGCGAGCGTCATGTGGAGGAATGCTCCGCGAACCCCGACCTCCGCGATCTGCGCGCGGTGATCATCCACCCGGGCTTCGTCGACGACCTCCTTTCGGACGTTCGGATGAATACCGACGAGCTCGTCTTCGACGACGCTCTGGTCCGACCCTCTCCGACCCTTAAGGCCGCCCTCGCCGCTCTTTTCAGCGCCGCGGCCGCCCCCGGATCCTCCCATGTCGCCATCGACTGTGCGCTGACCGAACTGGTGATCGAGCTCACGACCGGGCTCAAGCACGGCGCGAGCGCCGAGCTTCGCGCTCTGGAGCGGAAAGGCTACTACCCGGGCCCCGTCGCGCGCGCGCAGGCGGCCCTTCGCGATGAAATGAGCTCGCCGGATCTGGATCTGCAGCAGGTCGCGAGCCGCGCCGGCCTCAGCAAGTTCCATTTCGTGCGCGCCTTTCGAGAGAAGACCGGCATCACTCCGATCCAGTATCTCAACCGTCTTCGAGTCGACGTCGCGAAACAGAAGCTTCAGTCCGGCGCGCAAGCCGTGACGGAGATCGCTTTCGACGTCGGTTTCGCCGATATCTCGGCGTTCAACAAAGCCTTCAAGCGCCACGCCGGAATGCCGCCCTCGCAGTACCGCAATATTTTC
- a CDS encoding phosphoglucomutase/phosphomannomutase family protein, which translates to MADPIKFGTDGWRGVIARDFTFQNCRRVAQAIADYVKEEQIKDKKGPLAGPMVIGYDKRFQSDAFAREIAKVLEANQMHPVLMAEALPTPAVSYMTKKLGGVGVMVTASHNPPSYNGVKIKIDGRAALEPVTRGVEAWVDRTAPTRAAEIKTKSFRDVYLQYLKARADLPKIKAKIKKPIVIDYMHGAGAGLMADVIGPKNLVEIRGKHDPLFGGVHPEPIEQYLGALSEAVKRNKASVGLALDGDADRFGLVDENGKYLTPCQVFPMIVLYLTEKKKYAKKIVQSVSLGYLAERIAKEKGIPFEQLPVGFKHVAERIAAGEADIAGEESGGYAWATKGGIAERDGMLTALLMLEMMAVTGKTPSQLWKEVETRFGASHYKRIDYRIHKAVADKALWTQKLVKKLPKKLLGTAIKELISIDGLKIVLEDGHWLLMRPSGTEPLMRVYAESDKAERTQGLLDMAKKWVAPNLNA; encoded by the coding sequence ATGGCAGACCCCATCAAGTTCGGCACGGACGGCTGGCGCGGCGTGATCGCGCGTGATTTCACCTTCCAGAACTGCCGCCGCGTCGCCCAGGCGATCGCCGACTACGTCAAGGAAGAGCAGATCAAGGACAAGAAGGGCCCGCTCGCCGGCCCGATGGTCATCGGCTACGACAAGCGCTTCCAGTCCGACGCCTTCGCGCGCGAGATCGCCAAGGTGCTCGAGGCCAACCAGATGCACCCGGTCCTCATGGCCGAGGCCCTGCCCACGCCCGCCGTCAGCTACATGACCAAGAAGCTCGGCGGCGTCGGCGTCATGGTGACCGCGAGCCACAACCCGCCGTCGTACAACGGCGTCAAGATCAAGATCGACGGCCGCGCCGCGCTCGAGCCCGTGACCCGGGGCGTCGAGGCCTGGGTGGACCGCACCGCGCCGACCCGCGCCGCCGAGATCAAGACGAAGTCCTTCCGCGACGTCTATCTGCAGTACCTCAAGGCGCGCGCCGACCTCCCCAAGATCAAGGCGAAGATCAAGAAGCCGATCGTCATCGACTACATGCACGGCGCCGGCGCCGGCCTGATGGCCGACGTCATCGGCCCCAAGAACCTCGTCGAGATCCGCGGCAAGCACGACCCCCTGTTCGGCGGCGTCCACCCCGAGCCCATCGAGCAGTATCTAGGGGCTTTGTCGGAGGCGGTAAAGCGCAACAAGGCGTCCGTCGGCCTCGCGCTCGACGGGGACGCCGACCGCTTCGGCCTCGTCGACGAGAACGGCAAGTACCTGACGCCCTGCCAGGTCTTCCCGATGATCGTCCTCTACCTGACCGAGAAGAAAAAGTACGCCAAGAAGATCGTGCAGTCCGTCTCCCTCGGCTACCTGGCCGAGCGCATCGCCAAGGAGAAGGGCATCCCCTTCGAGCAGCTCCCGGTCGGCTTCAAGCACGTCGCCGAGCGCATCGCCGCCGGCGAGGCCGACATCGCCGGCGAGGAGTCCGGCGGCTACGCCTGGGCCACCAAGGGCGGCATCGCGGAGCGCGACGGCATGCTCACCGCGCTGCTGATGCTCGAGATGATGGCGGTCACCGGAAAGACGCCCTCCCAGCTCTGGAAGGAAGTCGAGACCCGCTTCGGAGCCTCGCACTACAAGCGCATCGACTACCGCATCCACAAGGCCGTCGCCGACAAGGCGCTCTGGACGCAGAAGCTCGTCAAGAAGCTGCCGAAGAAGCTCCTCGGCACCGCGATCAAGGAGCTCATCTCCATCGACGGCCTCAAGATCGTCCTCGAGGACGGCCACTGGCTGCTGATGCGCCCGTCGGGCACCGAGCCCCTCATGCGCGTCTACGCCGAGAGCGACAAGGCCGAGCGCACGCAGGGCCTGCTCGACATGGCCAAGAAGTGGGTCGCTCCGAACCTGAACGCCTAA
- a CDS encoding NDP-sugar synthase — translation MFPKKAMVLAAGAGTRLRPLTYETPKPMVPVVNRPVIHHVLDNLLKHGVQEVMINLHMHPEQVRGYCGDGSRWSLKIHYSHEPKLMGTAGAIKKPEAFFKDGPFFVMSGDGLSDIDLTAMWNFHRKRGSMATMATKRVEARFEYGVTLTDGGQRIKGFLEKPSWGDVFSNKVNTGIYLFEPEVLKLIPKGKAFDFGHNLWPKLLKLKKPIYAYETDAYWCDVGNLTEYRRAQADCLERRAKINIPGVEIRKGVWVQEGTVVDPKAKLIAPVIIGKGCRIAADAKIGPGTVIGDRAQIGAGASLDTCLLFDNVTVGEKVRLTNCIIGPNGQVRENISVYEAAVLNIRS, via the coding sequence ATGTTCCCTAAAAAGGCGATGGTCCTGGCGGCCGGCGCGGGCACCCGCCTGCGCCCGCTGACCTACGAGACCCCGAAGCCGATGGTGCCGGTCGTCAACCGGCCCGTCATCCACCACGTCCTCGACAACCTCCTCAAGCACGGCGTGCAGGAAGTGATGATCAACCTGCACATGCACCCGGAGCAGGTGCGCGGCTACTGCGGCGACGGCTCGCGCTGGAGCCTCAAGATCCACTACTCGCACGAGCCCAAGCTGATGGGCACGGCGGGCGCGATCAAGAAGCCCGAGGCCTTCTTCAAGGACGGCCCGTTCTTCGTCATGTCCGGCGACGGCCTGTCCGACATCGACCTCACCGCGATGTGGAACTTCCACCGCAAGCGCGGCTCGATGGCCACGATGGCGACCAAGCGCGTCGAAGCCCGCTTCGAGTACGGCGTGACGCTGACCGACGGCGGCCAGAGGATCAAGGGCTTCCTCGAGAAGCCCTCCTGGGGCGACGTGTTCTCCAACAAGGTCAACACCGGCATCTACCTCTTCGAGCCCGAGGTCTTGAAGCTGATCCCCAAGGGCAAGGCCTTCGACTTCGGCCACAACCTGTGGCCCAAGCTCCTCAAGCTGAAGAAGCCGATCTACGCGTACGAGACCGACGCCTACTGGTGCGACGTCGGCAACCTGACCGAGTACCGCCGCGCGCAGGCCGACTGCCTCGAGCGCCGCGCCAAGATCAACATCCCCGGCGTCGAGATCCGCAAGGGCGTCTGGGTCCAGGAAGGCACCGTCGTCGACCCCAAGGCCAAGCTCATCGCGCCCGTCATCATCGGCAAGGGCTGCCGCATCGCCGCCGACGCGAAGATCGGGCCCGGCACCGTGATCGGCGACCGCGCCCAGATCGGCGCAGGCGCCAGCCTCGACACCTGCCTCCTCTTCGACAACGTCACCGTCGGCGAGAAGGTCCGCCTGACCAACTGCATCATCGGCCCCAACGGCCAGGTCCGCGAGAACATCTCCGTCTACGAGGCGGCCGTCCTCAACATCCGGTCTTAG